In Listeria monocytogenes, the following proteins share a genomic window:
- a CDS encoding cation diffusion facilitator family transporter, translated as MKELLGLLKEGNKSALTAALVNTIVSIIKGITYFFTGNIAMFAETLHSLGDAANQFFVFIGSALSKKRPTKRFPHGFGRMVNLVLLGAVIVVGIMAFETIREGFAHIIHPTSSTGFLINLTVLLLCTVLEFSVLVKAMHEIAHDVGLESKGLQLFKDSILNLGKAKAATKLVFLEDSVATGGGLLAMIAVIISHFTPFHQAEGIASMLIGVMMFIVVGKVFLDNAAGVIGESDQSMHLTVGQLVMSDPDVRDIQVLTVLKEGDVFHVDVEVELDPMLTLAEVDDIKDRLEESIGKLRGVADVLISFDEDDAIRNWEYGDGR; from the coding sequence ATGAAAGAATTATTAGGGCTATTAAAAGAAGGTAATAAATCCGCCTTAACAGCGGCTCTTGTTAACACCATTGTTTCTATTATTAAAGGTATTACTTATTTTTTTACTGGAAATATCGCCATGTTCGCAGAAACGTTACATAGTTTAGGCGATGCGGCAAACCAGTTTTTTGTTTTTATCGGTTCAGCTTTAAGTAAAAAACGACCAACAAAACGCTTTCCGCATGGTTTTGGACGGATGGTTAACTTAGTGCTACTTGGTGCTGTCATCGTTGTTGGGATAATGGCTTTTGAGACGATTCGTGAAGGATTCGCGCATATTATCCACCCAACAAGTTCCACTGGTTTCCTTATAAACCTCACTGTGCTCCTACTTTGTACCGTGCTAGAGTTTTCTGTTTTAGTGAAAGCAATGCATGAGATTGCGCATGATGTTGGTTTAGAATCTAAAGGACTTCAGTTATTTAAAGATAGCATTCTAAATTTAGGTAAAGCAAAAGCAGCGACTAAACTGGTGTTTTTGGAAGATTCCGTTGCAACTGGTGGTGGACTTCTTGCGATGATTGCGGTTATTATTTCTCACTTTACCCCTTTCCATCAAGCAGAAGGTATTGCATCCATGTTAATTGGTGTAATGATGTTTATCGTCGTTGGTAAAGTCTTTTTGGACAATGCGGCTGGAGTTATTGGCGAATCAGATCAAAGTATGCATTTAACTGTCGGTCAGCTCGTAATGAGCGATCCTGATGTGCGCGATATTCAAGTTCTAACCGTTCTTAAAGAAGGCGATGTTTTCCATGTCGATGTGGAAGTGGAATTAGATCCAATGCTCACCCTCGCTGAAGTGGATGATATTAAAGACCGTTTGGAAGAGAGTATCGGAAAATTACGCGGTGTTGCTGATGTACTTATTTCATTTGATGAAGATGATGCTATCCGCAACTGGGAATATGGAGACGGGCGTTAA
- the fosX gene encoding fosfomycin resistance hydrolase FosX → MISGLSHITLIVKDLNKTTTFLKEIFNAEEIYSSGDKIFSLSKEKFFLIAGLWICIMEGESLQERTYNHIAFQIQSEEVDEYIERIKALGVEMKPERPRVEGEGHSIYFYDFDNHLFELHAGTLEERLKRYHE, encoded by the coding sequence ATGATTTCAGGATTAAGCCATATCACTTTAATTGTGAAAGATTTGAATAAAACAACCACATTCTTAAAAGAAATTTTTAATGCAGAAGAAATCTATTCTAGTGGCGACAAAATATTTTCGCTTTCCAAAGAAAAATTTTTTCTAATTGCTGGTCTGTGGATTTGCATTATGGAAGGAGAGTCTTTACAAGAGCGAACTTACAATCATATTGCGTTCCAAATTCAATCTGAGGAAGTGGATGAATATATTGAGCGGATTAAAGCTCTCGGTGTGGAAATGAAACCAGAACGTCCTAGAGTCGAAGGTGAGGGACACTCGATTTATTTTTATGACTTTGATAATCATCTCTTTGAATTACACGCTGGTACATTAGAAGAACGCTTGAAAAGGTATCACGAATAG
- a CDS encoding GNAT family N-acetyltransferase: MRITGERIYLRPFQITDANQKLAFHLANKAFFEGYSMERDDRFYTIEEQQSLISRLEDFAASDVEYYYGIFLHDTDELIGTINLFSILRESLQSAFIGYFLDKEHNGNGYATEAVELIVDFGFDILGLHRIEAGVMPKNERSKQVLLKAGFHLEGLAVQNVRINGTWEDHQVLAIINPGD; the protein is encoded by the coding sequence ATGCGGATTACGGGGGAACGGATTTACTTAAGACCTTTTCAAATAACAGATGCCAATCAAAAACTAGCTTTTCATTTAGCAAATAAAGCTTTTTTTGAAGGTTATTCTATGGAGCGGGATGATCGTTTTTATACGATAGAAGAACAGCAATCGCTTATTTCACGTTTGGAAGATTTTGCTGCGAGTGACGTGGAGTACTATTATGGGATTTTCCTCCATGACACGGATGAACTTATTGGTACGATTAATTTATTTAGTATTTTGCGTGAATCTTTACAATCAGCGTTCATTGGTTATTTTCTGGATAAGGAACATAATGGAAATGGTTATGCGACTGAGGCAGTGGAGTTGATTGTAGATTTTGGTTTTGACATTCTTGGTCTGCACCGAATTGAGGCAGGAGTAATGCCGAAAAACGAACGATCCAAACAAGTCCTTTTAAAAGCGGGCTTCCATTTAGAAGGGCTCGCAGTACAAAATGTCCGCATTAATGGAACTTGGGAAGATCATCAAGTCCTAGCAATTATTAATCCTGGAGACTAA
- a CDS encoding methyl-accepting chemotaxis protein: MNINAETEDATLLLDGLLQNVAIIRFDTNKKVTYANALFAEAMGYSEEEMLTLSHPDLCFPDFVQSVSYKAMWTNLLAGQKFQNKIERKNARGERVWFEATYIPIIREDLVVGVAKIATDITRREETVHDFASGLKSMATNLKEHSSVGKTRSEALLELVKSITKESNENTDTLHDLQTEAQNIHGIINTINGIASQTNLLALNAAIEAARAGDAGRGFSVVAEEVRKLSSRVEEAIKEVEKSVNGITQEINTISSGTERVEAKVEESQEVLILSLEDFSQIESASTALDQNAGAFTKMI; the protein is encoded by the coding sequence ATGAATATTAATGCGGAAACAGAAGACGCAACTCTCCTTCTCGACGGTTTACTTCAAAACGTAGCAATAATTCGTTTTGATACTAATAAAAAAGTAACTTATGCTAATGCCCTTTTCGCGGAGGCAATGGGATACTCAGAAGAAGAAATGTTGACATTATCCCACCCGGACTTATGCTTTCCTGATTTTGTCCAAAGTGTAAGCTATAAAGCAATGTGGACAAATTTGCTTGCTGGGCAAAAATTTCAAAATAAAATTGAACGAAAAAATGCACGCGGTGAACGTGTTTGGTTTGAAGCGACTTATATCCCGATTATACGTGAAGATTTGGTCGTTGGTGTTGCCAAAATCGCTACAGATATTACGAGAAGAGAAGAAACGGTTCATGACTTTGCATCTGGTTTAAAAAGCATGGCTACAAATTTAAAAGAACATTCCAGTGTTGGAAAAACGCGCAGTGAAGCTCTCCTTGAACTCGTGAAATCAATCACGAAAGAATCCAATGAAAATACTGATACACTTCACGATTTACAAACAGAAGCTCAAAATATTCACGGCATTATTAATACAATTAACGGTATTGCTTCTCAGACTAATTTACTTGCCTTAAATGCAGCGATTGAAGCAGCACGTGCTGGTGACGCTGGACGTGGATTTAGTGTTGTAGCGGAAGAAGTTCGTAAACTTTCGAGTCGTGTAGAAGAAGCAATTAAAGAAGTGGAAAAAAGTGTCAACGGTATCACGCAAGAAATTAATACTATTTCAAGTGGTACGGAACGTGTCGAAGCAAAAGTCGAGGAAAGCCAAGAAGTCCTTATTTTGTCTTTAGAAGATTTTAGCCAAATTGAATCTGCCTCTACTGCCTTGGATCAAAATGCCGGTGCTTTCACAAAAATGATTTAA
- a CDS encoding VanZ family protein, with amino-acid sequence MQVQKCRFFVLLLPALYLLYGISLALQFGNNADLINTIANSCLLFLAIIILTNMARLKNWIDFIWFCVFILYIIILLHLVAYIAVGDFVNSTYTGNFHIQKEMINLIPFTTIENTFQQTLPTMPTIIQIFGNVLLLCPLSFFLLYFKITNTAGKTLLVIFLTSCGIELLQFAQTTMITGFESISLPPNRSTDIDDIILNTLSGIIGILLAYAVPSVRKRINKRR; translated from the coding sequence ATGCAGGTCCAAAAATGCCGTTTTTTTGTGTTGTTATTGCCAGCGTTATACCTGTTGTACGGAATCTCGCTTGCACTACAATTTGGGAATAACGCGGATTTAATCAATACTATTGCTAACAGTTGTTTACTTTTTTTAGCAATCATAATACTAACCAACATGGCGAGACTAAAGAATTGGATAGACTTTATCTGGTTTTGCGTTTTTATTCTATATATAATTATTTTATTACATCTTGTTGCCTACATAGCTGTTGGAGATTTCGTAAACAGTACCTATACCGGGAATTTCCATATCCAAAAAGAAATGATTAACCTAATCCCTTTTACAACAATAGAAAATACATTTCAACAAACATTACCAACGATGCCTACTATTATTCAAATTTTCGGGAATGTTTTATTGTTATGCCCGCTGTCTTTCTTCTTGCTTTACTTCAAAATAACAAACACAGCTGGTAAAACTCTATTAGTCATATTCCTAACATCTTGCGGCATCGAACTGCTTCAATTTGCGCAAACAACGATGATTACAGGATTTGAAAGCATTTCGCTACCACCCAATCGTTCTACAGATATAGATGACATCATTTTAAATACATTAAGTGGAA